Proteins encoded in a region of the Mycolicibacterium neoaurum genome:
- a CDS encoding GNAT family N-acetyltransferase, translated as MTGKTAPAIRTLEAADETRWRSLFRAYREFYKLEESEEIVSRAWGWLMNPRHECKAIVATVGGELVGFAHHRRFSSPYTGSTGIFLDDLFTDPEVRGKGVGRALIGRLTEMAAAEERSVVQWVTAADNVQAQALYDTLATRTTWVTYEAAPTAN; from the coding sequence TGCAATCCGCACGCTCGAAGCCGCCGACGAGACGCGTTGGCGTTCGCTGTTCCGTGCATACCGGGAGTTCTACAAACTCGAGGAATCGGAGGAGATCGTCTCTCGTGCCTGGGGGTGGCTCATGAATCCCCGCCACGAATGCAAGGCGATCGTCGCCACGGTCGGCGGCGAACTGGTCGGCTTTGCGCATCACCGTCGGTTTTCCTCGCCGTACACCGGCTCGACCGGGATCTTCCTGGACGATCTATTCACCGATCCCGAGGTGCGCGGAAAAGGAGTGGGACGAGCGCTCATCGGCCGGCTCACCGAGATGGCGGCAGCCGAAGAACGATCGGTGGTCCAATGGGTGACCGCTGCCGACAATGTGCAGGCTCAGGCGCTCTATGACACGTTGGCCACGCGCACGACGTGGGTCACCTACGAAGCCGCACCTACGGCGAACTAG